In Ovis canadensis isolate MfBH-ARS-UI-01 breed Bighorn chromosome 11, ARS-UI_OviCan_v2, whole genome shotgun sequence, the DNA window TTATTTCTGAATGAATCAAATTATCCATTAATAAAACAGGCCAGAAGGTACAGGCTTGTAAGAagcacacacagactcacaatAATAATCCTATACTTTCTTCAGTCCCACGGCCCACAGGTGTGATGTTCTGACCTTGTAATTCTAAATTAATCTCTCATCTATGACACTGTACTGTTTGTAGCTTGTGCCTTTTCCCCACCCACTCTCATGGTTTAAAGTTGTCTCTAATATTAAAATGCTAATTATAATTTTACCAGAACAATTCTCCTTACAGAACTAAATTTCATTTGCTAGTCCTTGAGTGTCTGTAAGAATGACAAGTATTCATAGTAAGGAGGGCTAAGTGTAAACATGAACAAAATTGCTAATTACTGTCATAAAATGATAACTAGTTATATAAGCCAGGTCTTGATCTTACAACTTGTAAGGTAAACAATGCATTAGAAATACAACTAAAAGTTCAAGAATAGTATTAACAATCTTATGCATATGCTGTGAAGGGTTAACTATTTTAGAGGCTTTTGTGGGGTGGGTGGTTCATTTTCTTGTGAAATGCTTGTATGATTGGAAGGGtaatcctctttaaaaaaaaagttgtcttaaggtttaggagattttaaaaaaatactttcttcaaCATAGGAATGAAAATATTAAGAGTCATTTGAATTTGTTGTCTTTCAGAAATCGAGCTATAGCAGATTATCTTCGTTCAAATGGCTACGAAGAAgcatattcagtttttaaaaaggaagctgaATTAGATATGGTATGTTTGACTTTTTACAGTTACTCATGTAGTTGATGAGTAGGTTTTATTGAAGTATCAGTAGTTAGCAGTCACTTCAGTTATTCAAAACCTTGTCATTTGTTATTATGGTTTTACTTGGCACTAAACCTGAAATTCACCCACCGACACACACCTTCTTTGTATAATCAGATAATTTTAGTGATGTTTGGGCCTAGAGATTGAATGCTGTGTATGATGTGAGGTTTTGTATTTGagcccttttttctttcttttttttaaaatcttttttcctctctctagaATGAAGAATTAGATAAGAAATATGCTgggcttttggaaaaaaaatggacatCTGTTATTAGATTACAAAAGAAGGtaacaaaatcttttattttagttgtattcagagtattatattaaatataaactttGAAAGTATCaacataataaatttttttctgcattagCAGTTACGATTAACcttaaaaaggtaaataaaaatacatttctatgtACTATGGCATATACGGACCATTGCTGATACATTGCTAACTTAGGCAAACAGGAGTACTGGCTGGGTTGAACGTAACACAGCCCTGACTTCAAGGAATTGGTACTGAAGAACCCATTTATATACTTATTGGGAAGAACACATGGAACCAATATGTTGCTAGGAAGAGAGCACTAAAATGTGCTCTtagacatttcattttcttctctgagctTTGATCTGTTAAGTGAGCGCAGTAAGTAATATTCTAAGGTCCTAATGTTTGTACTTTCAGTAGGCAAAGTTAGAATGAATAATGTTGTTATAACATGATTTAATCCATAAAAAGCCCTTATTaggaaagtgcctggcacatagatgTCAGTAGTGTTAGCTTTTATTATGAGTATTCTGATGAACAGGTACAATGCAAACGAAGTTAGGAAAGAATTTACTAAGGGTGGCAGAATTAGAAGGGATCAAGATAGATTTCCTACTCTTCCTCAAGTTGCATCCAGCACCTTCCAAATTCTTCAAGTTAAGGGGTTCAGGCACAATTGTATTGAGTTTTTCTCAGTGTGCAGTTTTGTCACCCCACTAAGATTTTAGCGATATGTAATATAGATAATTTTCAGTTAAATCTAACAAATGCTTTGTaaattgctaaaattttattctgCATATATGGATGCAAAATAaaggcagttttaaaaaataccaaatatACAATTTTTATCAGAATCTATCTGTATATAACTGCTGTGTGTTCCTTCTTAAGGTTATGGAATTAGAATCAAAGTTAAATGAAGCAAAAGAAGAATTTACGTCGGGTGGACCTCTTGGTCAGAAAAGAGACCCAAAAGAATGGATTCCCCGTCCACCAGAAAAATATGCATTGAGTGGTCATAGGAGTCCAGTTACTCGAGTCATTTTCCATCCTGTGTTCAGTGTTATGGTCTCTGCTTCAGAGGATGCTACAATTAAGgtagtttttctttcaaaattgaaaGATGTACAATAGGATAATTGTTAAAAGCAACTTTAATGTTAATTTGAGAAAATTGGGTGTCATCAGTTTAACATTGGACAAATAATAGGTCATCTAGTGCTTGAATAACTTGTCTTCTTGAAGACTGGAAGTATAAGTATTTGCCTTATTTataagcaggaggagaaggggatgacagaggatgagatggttggatggcgtcaccaactcaatagacatggatttgggtggactccaggagttggtgatagacagggaggcctggcgtactgcggttcatggggttgcaaagagtcggacacgactgagcgactgaactgaactgagctgataagCAGAAGTGATAGATGCAAGTATAGGATTATAAAACTAGTAATTCAGGGGATGAACATATTATGCAAAAGAACTCAATAGAGGACTTTTTTAGTCAggaaaaaagttgtttttatagtttcctttgattGAGACACAATACAGTGAAAGTTGTATAACCATGTACAGAAAGATAAGTAAaacatggttttaaaattttaagtaggtTTCTCTATCTAAAGATTATTTCAGATTAAGTTCTAGATTTTAACTTTCATTTGTAGAGGTATAGCTAAGCAAATGTGAGTAGATTGCCAAGATTGTTTGTATCATATAGCAACAGTCAGCATATAATGCAGGCATGACTTAAATGTATGTACTTAACCCATTCTTCAAATTAAACAGGTTGTATGTTTTCCTTTTGTGGTTTCTTTAGTTTCTAAATCAATGGCTTCTTTCTTCCTGTGGGCTGGTGATCGATGGGGCGTGCTGCCAAGTGATTTGAAGAGAGTCTTATATACATACTTGCACTACATATTTCTGTAGGCTGAGATGACTACCTATCTAATACACTGATACGTTGCTGTCTTTCAAATTATGTTGACATGTATTTAATTTATTAACTTCATGATAGTCTTGTTTACTAAAAACTGCACTCCTGTCATGAACCGTGGGGTTAAGATCAGCTTGTCAAATAGATGGAAAGCTCAGTCTTAACGTTTGATTTTGCAGCAGTGGtataaaaacataaacagaacTGCTAAGGTCCCATCTATTGGGTCagctttaaaatattacaaatggaGGTTTTAGAAGCTTGATATATAACCATAACACATATCTCAACAACTACTAAAATTCTCTCTTCCATTTAGTCTTTATTTAATGTGTACACATGGCTGTTTTGTTAATGAcaagcatttgtattttttatttccttttttgattaAACTTATTTTAGAAATACTTCTCTTGGTTTCTAATGAAATCAtcatttttttgtcatttttaatgaCAGTATTTTAATTGTATCATTTAAATATCTGAAACATTTCTGGTTGTCACTTAGAATTAGTtcttaaatattaagaaaaataaagagcaaacaaaaaactgaaaaaatacttTCAATTAGTAAAGCAGAGGATGGATTGCCAACTTTGTAGAGTTCAAACAAGTATGATAAACAGTAACATCTCAATAGGAAAAATGGAGTATAGGTCATGAACAGGTAATTCatagaggaaggaaaaatagcCAACAATAGAGCTTTGGCCTCATTACTAATAgtagaaaatgttagtcactcagggaTGTCCATCTCTCTGCGCCCTCATgcattgtagccctccaggctcctctgtctgtggaattctcagtAGAACCGACAATAGAGCTTTAGCCTCATTACTAAGAGTAGAAGAAGTGTAAATTAAAATACATGTCAAATCTAGCAAGCTGCTTTGCTTCTTatgttttacttgttttttgttttatttttattttgcctgtgctgggtggTCATTGCTGTGCTGGCTTTTCCTCAGTTGTGGCAGACAGGAGGTACTCTGCAGCTGCGGGCCTTGTGCGGGCTcctcattgcggcggcttctcttgctgtggagtgcAGGCTGCAGCAGTTGCGGCATGTGTGCGCAGTGgtcgcagctcccaggctctagggcacaggctagTCGTGGCGCACGGGCTAGTCGTGGCGCACGGACTTGGTTGGCTCcacagcctgtggaatcttcctggatcagggatcaaacctgtgtctcttgagttggcaggtggatacttgacaactgagctatcagggaggcccccaatattttactttttaaatgagaatTCCCAGTTGTGGTAAGAATTTGATGAAGCAGGCATTGTAATTACATTTGATACAGTCTTACAGGAGAACAATTTTAGCACAATATATGAAGGGCTAAAAAACTTAGTTTTTGACTCAAATTCTTTTTCAACCATCACTGTCTGACCTAAATATTGCAGAATGAGGATGGATATTTTTCAGTATTCAAAGGTTTTCAATATAATGTTTTGTATAGTAATGAAAAACATTGCGTTTTGTTTAGAAAATAATAGGAATTACTTCTAAAAGAATGCTTGCTAGTAACTTTTTAATGGCATGGAAAAATTCTTATGATAAGACACAGAGGGAAAAACAGGTTAATGATGTATACACAGGTActgtactttttttaaaaaagagcatagaaaaaatggaaaaatcatgCCATTGGTAGgatagtgaatatttttattGCCTTTATATCAGTACATTATAGATTTTTTAATCATGagcatttattttataatcataCAAAAGGTAAATACCCAGTAGAGAAAAAATTGATTATCTTTAATTCCTAACATTTATAAACATTACATTACCATGTTTGCTTACCATTTATGAAGAGACACGGTTCTGggtatatttattaatagtttagAGGAAGATGCTTCAGTGTTCTTTAATGAATGCAGGAAACAAAGTTAACTGAAATGGAAGTGAACTTCAAGGTCATACCTACCGTTCAGAATGTATTCACCTGAACTCTTGGTGTTGAAACAATTAGATATCAAAATGGGTaaagataatattaaaaaaaacccctaTAGACTGATACAATAACAttcatgaacataaatgcaaaatccttaacaaattaTAAGCAAATTGAATCCAGCAGTTCATAAAAGGAGTAATTAGTATGTCATAACCAAGTAGGGTTCATCCCAAAATGCAAGCTTggttgatatttaaaaattaattagtgtGATATACCATATCAGTTAAAAAAGCGTAATAGTTTCAGGAAAAGCATGATAAAAACTCAACAAGCTAGGGAGGGAGCTTCCATAGACTGGTAAAAGGTAAAGGTATCTGGTAAACCCACAGTGgacaaaatattaatacttaacGGTGGAAAGCAGTTCTTCCCCCTCGAGTTCAGGGATCAATGACCACTTAAATCCACGTTTGTATTAGAGTGGCTAGCCAATGCagtagagaagaaataaaaggcatacagattggaaaggaagaactaTTACCTGCAAATGTTACTTACAGATAACATGATTTTCTgtgtagaaaatcccaaggattcTTCAGAAATTTGCTAGAACTATGACTGAATTTAAACAGAATGCCAAGATACAAGGTCaatatataaaaagtaattatttctataaactataataattgaaaattaaaattctaaaatgctATGATAACATCAAAACCCCCCCCAGTATAGTTAAgaatacattaaagaaaaaaaatacattaacaaactgtgaaaaaagctAAACATACGGTAATCACTTCAGTGTGGAAGTAGTTGAACATTTAAATGGtaaaatttttatatgtttgttttggGGAGCATACATAAATTTTccataaaagaaatgtttttagaggatatttttgtatttttttgcatAGTTGTataattttgtgggtttttttatgTAACATTGTATACATGCCATAGATTCCTTACATCTATGTGGCAATTTCCCTACTATTGGATGTTTAAATTGTTTCTAGACTTCAAAATGCATTTTCTAAGTTTCTTTAAATTGTTTGAAATACACCCTATCacagatatattttattatggtaAGAATGGAATCAGCCATTTGATTTTAGAGCACGTACGTAATTAGTGTTAGTTACAGACTTAAGACTAGCATTTGACCACCAGAACAGAAGTTCAGTGTGTTCTTGAGATgtgtttataataataattattgttgagagtttattattttctttaaaaatgcgaCTGTGGCTCAGTGCTTTTACATCAAAATGACCATATGCTTCTGTTAATCTGCTATTTAAAGACAGTTACATCTTGTGAAGTCTTTCCTTGGCTTCTTAGATGTCTGAGCTCTGCTTGTCTAGTAGAATTGGGTATTCCTTCATCATTCCCCTaatattctacatataaattCACGTCAGgctcatgaattttttttctttttttggcacttatatttactttttaacttgTCTGTTGCCTGATGTCAGGCTGAGACGAGATTGTTCTGTGGCAGTCACTAGCATGATTAGATATATGGTGGACACTTAATGAATGTGGTTTTAGAGGTTTATTTAATAATCGTTTTTCTCTATAGAGAAAAGACCAATTTATGCTTGAAGATGTGATGATTCTAAGACAGCTATCCTTTGTTAGTTGCTCGGTTAGTCACTATAGCGCCAGACTGGCCTGTCGAGTGCAAATGTGAACTGAGAAAGGAATGATGTGATGCTAACCAATTTTCTGTTCACTTGACAGGTGTGGGATTATGAGACTGGAGATTTTGAACGAACTCTTAAGGGGCATACAGACTCTGTACAGGATATTTCATTCGACCACAGTGGCAAGCTTCTGGCTTCATGTTCTGCAGATATGACCATTAAGCTATGGGATTTTCAGGGCTTTGAATGCATCAGAACCATGCATGGTAAGGAGTAGAGGATAGCATTTTGATATTGGTTTCTAACATAGTATTGCAGGGAGAAGAAGGATAATGTTTTCTTACAGGGTGCAGGTTCCCTTCATTCGGTCCTTACTGTGCCAGGAGCATATGATACAGGCAGTCCATGGATAGTCATGGTCATTGAGAGTTGTCTCTTTGTTTTGAGGTTTAAGAATCTCTTTGtgcttgcgtgctcagtcgctttagttgtatccgagtctttgcgaccctgtggactggagcccaccaggcttctctgtccatgggattctccggcagaaatactggaataggttgccatttccttctccaggggatcttcccgagccagagtttgaatctgcgtctcctgtgtcttctgcatggcaggtggattctttaccactgagccactggggaagtgtCTCTTAGTGGTTATAAAATACTtactttcacaaatatttttggaTGAGAAAAACTGCTAGGGCATCTATCTGTtcttgagaaaaagagaaaatgaagttactgaggtggtttttctttctgtttttcatttttctcaattgGGAAACTGAAGTTAGAGAGTAAATACAGTAAAAGCTGGAACCCAGGTTCCCTTGTTCACTTTTTAATATCCCACATGCACTGTAGTCTCATTGTTATCTTCTCCTTGTCCTGGAGATTATTTTCTGAAGCAGTTTGGCTTTCTGGAAAGAGCGTGGGCTTTGAAATCAGATACCTGGATTCTGAGTCCTACTTGTTTACTTACGGCATTAGGAAATTTTAACCTCTTTAATCTGTAaggttaataaaatttaaatattgaatTAAGAATTGAAGCCATAAGGcttgtgaggataaaatgagattGTATGCTTGAATCATCTGGTTTAGTACCTGGTACATAGGAGGTGGTTCCTAAataaggatttttgttttttaaaacatgataaaATATGGATGTTTGGATTTTATATTAACTGTGTTAAtaataaactgttttaaaatacattatccAGTGATGTTAGCACTTGAGAAGGCTATGCAATTACATAGATGGTGTAATTTGAATAATATGTCCCCCACTCCCCAATTTAAGTGCATTAGGGAAGTTTACCAGTTAAAGGAGTTTTATTGAATCCTTTTGTAAAATCTGTATTTGTTTTGTTAGGTAGCCTGTGTCTTATTGCTCTGACTTAAAGAGTTCTTTCCAATCATTGTATATTCCTTTAAATGATGTGATACTTAAGAGAATTTTCTGGGGCTTTTTTGCCATAGGATAGCTAACTAGCATTatgaataatgtattttattttttttgctcctGTGCACATCAACACAAAAAGCTTTCAACCACTAGTTTCTACATAGAGCCAAATGCCcatttttcttatccattctattCATCTCTGTAaatcttatttctgttttatatcttAGAATAGCAACCatggaaatttttgttttgttttgctttttagtgCTCAGAAACATCCGATGTGTTAATATATTCAAATGCTGATGGTACCGATTACCGTGATTTTAACACATTATTGGCTGGGACGTATTTGCAGAAATGAACACAGTATGGCATTAATAGGTCTTCAGTTAATAACTTGTTAAAATAGTTGTGCAGGTTGAAATGTAAATTGAGCTGGCTACTTATTTCATTGTGAATTGTTTTATTAGTTACTAATTCCTTAACAGTCCCTTATGTTTTTGTGTAAATCCAAGtttcttattaaatttatatGAACTCCATTGTATTTAAAGTAGCTGTGATACTTGAAATCCCTGATGAAATCTCATGGTAAATTAAGGTTTAATTGCTCTTGGTGATACATTGTTTAACATAGTAACTGCATTTTGTGTTTTAGGCCATGACCACAATGTTTCTTCAGTAGCCATCATGCCCAATGGAGATCATATAGTGTCTGCCTCAAgggataaaactataaaaatgtggGAAGTGCAAACTGGGTAAGTAGATTTAGTTGAAAAGGCATCAGcttaaagaaataatattcaACAAAGAATCCAAAACTGTGTTCTGATTGTTCTTGTAAATTTGGTTGTAACCCAGAATGATTACCATGAcagttacattttaaaacttaagtttTAATCTTTAAATGTCTACCCAAAAGGAACAGAGAAATTATGGAAGAAACTCTATATCCTTGAGAGCCATTTTCTGTGTAATGGCTTATTTTCTCTGTGGTCTTCTTTTAGGTGATCTCTCTGAGttgaattaaaatgtaaataacattTTTGCAGGTATGCCCAATTAGGCTTAATTTGGTTGTGCTTAGAATTACATGACTGTTATAATAAAACCTTAACCTACTGGTTTTGTCCAGATTAGTAAGAGCATGCCTTTTCCCCAACATGgctagaaatatttttgttaggtttactgtgtgtgcttagttaaaagattatatttctctctatttttttccttctagatttTGATTTGGTTAGCTCTTTAATGATATTTCCATCAGCTTATTTTAACTGATGTTTGACTTTCCAGCCTGTCTCCCTCTTTTATTAACCAGGAATGTACGTGTATTCTGTTGACTTGCATATGATGCCAATTCTCTTCGTTCCAGTGCATAGCTAGTCTTGTATCGCTTCTGGGAAGGGCCCCAGTGATTGCTGTTCACAGTGTaaattattatgtatttttacaGCTACTGTGTGAAGACATTCACAGGACACAGAGAATGGGTACGTATGGTGCGGCCAAATCAAGACGGCACTCTGATAGCCAGCTGTTCCAATGACCAGACTGTGCGTGTGTGGGTCGTAGCAACAAAGGAATGCAAGGCTGAGCTTCGAGAACATGAGCATGTGGTAGAATGCATTTCCTGGGCTCCCGAAAGCTCATATTCTTCCATCTCTGAAGCAACAGGATCTGAGGTACTGTATGATTTGTGTTATTTCATGATTTTGTGGCTGTTACTATTTGAGAACCTTTAATGACCTTCCCCGAGTCTCTGTTTCATGCCATTATAAAATCTACATCCAGAATTCTGAGTCTTGAAATTCTTTCCAACTTGCAGATAgatgtgtttatattttttaaccagTGGTTATTGTTGCTGTCAGTTGACCCTTGATGTGTGCTAGGGTTAGGGTAAGTGAAGTGGTCATTAAATCAgaaattaattattattgttCCTGTTTTAAGAGTataccaatacaaaataaaacttatGGGAGAAGTTAAAGTCATCTTCTAGGAGAGTAGCTTTTCTCAGGACTtcagtggtggtccagtggttgaaacaCTCagcttcctgatcagggaactgagatcccacatgccatgtggccaaaaactaaaaacaagaaTAGCATTTGTTTTAAGTGAAGAATATTTCATATGGAGGCCTCTGATAGTCTTGATCATTTGTGCTCctcatgatttcattctttgtaattaatacttttaaaattacagaatAATTACTTCTGTAAATATTGTATGAGCcaaaattcttttttatagtGACATTCctattgtgtgtgttttttttttttaattttaataaatgaagaCACTCTCACCCTCACCTACCCCCAaccaattatttttcaaaatgaagctGTTTTGGTAATCTCTTCCTAGTTGGCTGGCTCATTGCATTTTCaggtttgttgggttttttttttttactgccacCTGGTGGTGGTTACTTACCACATCATAGATTCATTGTAGCTGGGGTAGTaacagtcatatccaattctttgtgaccttggatgaaTAAGTCCTGGATATCTAATGTACAGCACGGTGACTGTAGTTAACAGTAccgtattgtatacttgaaatttgctgagaggGTACATCGTTAGTGTTCTTTTCACAGAACACACACAAATGTGGTAATGTGAGGTGATAAttgtgtta includes these proteins:
- the PAFAH1B1 gene encoding platelet-activating factor acetylhydrolase IB subunit beta, with protein sequence MVLSQRQRDELNRAIADYLRSNGYEEAYSVFKKEAELDMNEELDKKYAGLLEKKWTSVIRLQKKVMELESKLNEAKEEFTSGGPLGQKRDPKEWIPRPPEKYALSGHRSPVTRVIFHPVFSVMVSASEDATIKVWDYETGDFERTLKGHTDSVQDISFDHSGKLLASCSADMTIKLWDFQGFECIRTMHGHDHNVSSVAIMPNGDHIVSASRDKTIKMWEVQTGYCVKTFTGHREWVRMVRPNQDGTLIASCSNDQTVRVWVVATKECKAELREHEHVVECISWAPESSYSSISEATGSETKKSGKPGPFLLSGSRDKTIKMWDVSTGMCLMTLVGHDNWVRGVLFHSGGKFILSCADDKTLRVWDYKNKRCMKTLNAHEHFVTSLDFHKTAPYVVTGSVDQTVKVWECR